One window of the Ureibacillus sp. FSL W7-1570 genome contains the following:
- a CDS encoding BrxA/BrxB family bacilliredoxin: MNDMMDYDLFMQEIIRTARAEIESAGYEQLRTPEEVEKAFARPGTTLVMINSVCGCAGGIARPAAANAIHYDKRPDHLVTVFAGQDKEATAAARAHFGEEHIPSSPAFVLLKDGKVVADIGRHEIEGHDVMSVITNLQAYFEEYCDEV, encoded by the coding sequence ATGAATGACATGATGGATTACGATTTATTTATGCAGGAAATTATCAGAACAGCCCGTGCGGAAATAGAGAGTGCGGGATATGAGCAATTAAGAACGCCTGAAGAGGTGGAAAAAGCCTTTGCACGTCCTGGAACAACCCTTGTCATGATCAACTCTGTATGCGGTTGCGCGGGTGGCATCGCCCGTCCAGCGGCAGCAAATGCAATTCATTACGATAAACGCCCTGATCATCTAGTGACCGTTTTCGCGGGACAAGATAAAGAAGCGACAGCAGCGGCACGTGCGCATTTCGGTGAAGAGCATATCCCTTCATCCCCGGCTTTTGTTCTATTAAAAGACGGCAAAGTGGTGGCGGATATCGGCCGTCATGAGATTGAAGGGCATGATGTAATGTCTGTCATTACCAATTTGCAGGCTTATTTTGAGGAATATTGCGACGAAGTCTAA
- the meaB gene encoding methylmalonyl Co-A mutase-associated GTPase MeaB has translation MMEEKNAEETALNVMKGVESKHDGMTYVAPKKFRKKQKQQIDIQQLAGEVREAKRTSLSKAITLIESSNPEHKIMAQQLLQELLPYTGNSVRIGITGVPGAGKSTFIEAFGTMLCNMGKRVAVLAIDPSSSISGGSVLGDKTRMENLSRHENAFVRPSPSAGTLGGVHKKTRETMLLCEAAGYDVILIETVGVGQSETYVRGMVDFFLLLVLTGAGDELQGMKKGIMELADGIVVHKADGDNVEKAKNTVREYRKILHFLQPSTPGWESQALAVSSYEKTGLKEVWEMILSFEKQMKESGYWYTRRREQTSDWFYSMIHDHLIDSFFGKKENKELVKQLEEEILQGKLTVTQGIHQLFPDFG, from the coding sequence ATGATGGAGGAAAAGAACGCTGAAGAGACTGCTTTGAATGTCATGAAAGGCGTTGAAAGCAAACATGACGGGATGACTTATGTCGCCCCAAAAAAGTTTCGTAAAAAGCAAAAACAGCAAATTGATATACAACAATTAGCGGGTGAAGTGCGCGAAGCAAAGCGCACTTCTCTTTCCAAAGCGATCACATTGATCGAAAGCTCCAATCCGGAACATAAAATTATGGCCCAACAACTGTTGCAAGAGCTGCTCCCCTATACAGGCAATAGTGTACGGATCGGCATCACCGGCGTTCCAGGAGCAGGAAAAAGCACTTTTATTGAAGCTTTCGGCACAATGCTCTGCAACATGGGAAAAAGGGTCGCAGTCCTTGCCATTGACCCGAGTTCCAGCATCTCCGGCGGAAGCGTTTTAGGGGATAAAACGCGGATGGAAAATTTGAGCCGGCATGAAAATGCTTTCGTTCGCCCATCTCCAAGCGCCGGCACTCTTGGCGGTGTGCATAAGAAAACGAGAGAAACGATGCTGCTATGCGAAGCGGCAGGATATGACGTGATCCTCATTGAAACGGTCGGAGTAGGGCAAAGTGAGACCTATGTGCGCGGAATGGTGGACTTTTTCCTTCTGCTTGTTTTGACCGGAGCAGGGGACGAACTGCAAGGAATGAAAAAAGGGATTATGGAATTGGCGGATGGAATTGTTGTCCATAAAGCGGATGGAGACAATGTGGAGAAAGCGAAAAATACGGTTCGGGAATACCGGAAAATTTTGCATTTCTTGCAACCATCCACTCCTGGTTGGGAATCCCAGGCCCTTGCTGTCTCTTCCTATGAAAAAACCGGATTAAAAGAAGTTTGGGAAATGATATTATCCTTCGAAAAACAAATGAAGGAATCCGGTTATTGGTATACGAGAAGAAGGGAACAGACTAGCGATTGGTTCTATTCCATGATTCATGACCATTTAATCGATTCGTTTTTCGGAAAGAAAGAAAACAAAGAATTGGTCAAGCAATTGGAAGAAGAAATTTTGCAAGGAAAACTGACGGTTACTCAAGGAATTCATCAATTATTTCCGGATTTTGGGTGA
- a CDS encoding energy-coupling factor ABC transporter permease, translating into MNISFKKPIYFLALLLLVPKPAFAMHIMEGFLPAEWAVFWWLVTLPFLIIGLKNISNLIKVHSETKLLLGLSGAFAFVLSALKIPSVTGSCSHPTGVGLGTILFGPFVMSVLGSIVLLFQSLLLAHGGLTTLGANAFSMAVAGPFIAYGVFKGAQKIGLTFTFAVFLAASLADLGTYVITSIQLALAFPSEVGGIFASFVKFASVFAITQIPLAIVEGLLSVMVMNFLVKYNVNELKLLQVLNKTQEAK; encoded by the coding sequence ATGAACATTTCGTTTAAAAAGCCAATTTATTTTTTAGCATTATTGTTGTTGGTTCCTAAGCCTGCCTTTGCTATGCACATCATGGAAGGTTTTTTGCCGGCAGAATGGGCTGTCTTTTGGTGGCTCGTAACATTACCTTTTCTAATAATAGGGTTAAAGAATATAAGCAATCTTATAAAGGTTCATTCTGAGACAAAATTATTGCTGGGTTTATCCGGAGCATTCGCATTCGTTTTATCCGCTTTAAAAATTCCTTCCGTTACAGGGAGTTGTTCTCATCCTACCGGGGTGGGTTTAGGAACGATTTTATTTGGACCTTTTGTAATGAGTGTTCTAGGTAGTATTGTTTTGCTGTTTCAATCATTGCTATTGGCGCATGGGGGGTTAACGACGCTTGGTGCCAATGCATTTTCTATGGCTGTTGCCGGTCCTTTTATTGCATATGGAGTATTTAAGGGGGCGCAAAAGATCGGTCTAACGTTTACATTTGCAGTCTTTTTGGCTGCCTCATTAGCTGATTTAGGCACTTACGTTATTACATCTATTCAACTTGCACTTGCTTTTCCCTCTGAAGTGGGTGGTATATTTGCTTCATTTGTCAAATTCGCTAGCGTCTTTGCAATTACTCAAATTCCTTTAGCGATTGTAGAAGGGTTGCTTTCAGTCATGGTGATGAATTTCTTGGTGAAATATAACGTAAATGAATTAAAGTTGCTTCAAGTGTTAAACAAAACTCAGGAGGCGAAATAG
- a CDS encoding acyl-CoA carboxylase subunit beta → MDMLDKIDEMYDRKREIYLGGGDKRIAKQHEKGKLTARERIELLLDEGTFVEINPFIEHRVTDFGLGEQKGPGDGVVTGYGKVNGRPVYLFAQDFTVFGGALGEMHAKKIATVMDLAAKNGAPFIGINDSGGARIQEGVLSLDGYGHIFYRNSIYSGVIPQISVIMGPCAGGAVYSPAITDFILMVDKTSQMFITGPKVIEAVTGEKISSEDLGGSKVHNSISGNAHFRAPSEEEAIQQIRRLLSYLPQSYKEKAPRLPRPEGDDWRPELIDVVPIEPTRPYDVRKVIEQVVDEGSFMEVHSEFAKNIVVGFARIGGYSVGLVCNQPKALAGGLDIDSSDKASRFIRTCDAFNIPIITFEDVSGFFPGVKQEHGGIIRHGAKILYAYSEATVPKITVILRKAYGGAYVALNSKSIGADLVFAWPNAEIAVMGAAGAANIIFANEIANSPDPEKTRQEKIEEYKEKFANPYVAASLGMVDDVIDPRETRIKLIQGLEMLENKEESRPKKKHGNIPL, encoded by the coding sequence ATGGACATGTTAGACAAAATTGATGAAATGTATGACCGAAAAAGAGAGATTTATTTAGGCGGTGGCGACAAACGTATTGCCAAACAGCATGAAAAAGGAAAACTTACTGCCCGCGAACGTATTGAATTATTGCTGGATGAAGGCACATTCGTGGAAATTAATCCTTTCATCGAGCACCGTGTAACGGATTTCGGCTTGGGCGAACAAAAAGGACCTGGTGACGGGGTTGTAACAGGTTATGGTAAAGTCAATGGACGCCCTGTATACTTATTTGCTCAGGATTTCACAGTGTTTGGTGGAGCACTAGGTGAAATGCATGCGAAAAAAATTGCGACAGTGATGGATTTGGCTGCTAAAAACGGTGCGCCATTCATCGGTATCAACGACTCTGGTGGTGCCCGCATCCAAGAAGGGGTACTTTCATTGGACGGATATGGTCATATTTTCTATCGCAACTCCATTTATTCCGGAGTGATTCCGCAAATTTCCGTCATCATGGGTCCTTGTGCTGGTGGGGCAGTATATTCTCCAGCGATTACAGACTTTATTTTAATGGTGGATAAAACATCCCAAATGTTCATTACAGGACCAAAAGTAATTGAAGCGGTAACAGGAGAAAAAATTTCGTCAGAAGATTTAGGCGGTTCAAAAGTGCATAACTCCATCAGCGGTAACGCTCATTTCCGTGCACCATCCGAAGAAGAAGCAATCCAACAAATCAGAAGATTGTTAAGCTACTTACCGCAAAGCTATAAAGAAAAAGCACCTCGCTTGCCACGTCCGGAAGGCGATGATTGGCGTCCTGAATTAATTGACGTTGTGCCAATCGAACCAACTCGTCCATATGATGTTCGTAAAGTAATTGAGCAAGTGGTGGATGAAGGTTCCTTCATGGAAGTGCATTCAGAATTTGCGAAAAACATCGTTGTTGGATTTGCACGCATTGGAGGTTATTCAGTAGGGCTTGTATGTAACCAGCCTAAAGCTTTAGCTGGAGGACTTGATATCGATTCATCCGACAAAGCGTCCAGATTCATTCGCACTTGCGATGCATTCAATATTCCAATCATCACATTTGAAGACGTATCCGGATTCTTCCCAGGCGTTAAACAAGAACACGGCGGTATCATCCGTCACGGTGCAAAAATCTTGTACGCTTACTCTGAAGCGACTGTACCAAAAATTACGGTCATTTTACGTAAAGCATACGGTGGCGCATACGTGGCATTGAACTCCAAATCAATCGGAGCCGACCTAGTATTTGCTTGGCCAAATGCAGAAATCGCTGTAATGGGTGCTGCTGGTGCGGCAAATATCATTTTTGCAAACGAAATTGCCAATTCCCCAGATCCAGAAAAAACACGCCAAGAAAAAATTGAAGAATATAAAGAAAAATTCGCAAATCCTTACGTTGCTGCTTCACTTGGAATGGTGGATGACGTCATCGATCCAAGAGAAACGCGCATTAAGTTAATTCAAGGATTAGAAATGCTTGAAAATAAAGAAGAATCAAGACCTAAGAAAAAACACGGAAATATTCCGCTATAA
- the scpA gene encoding methylmalonyl-CoA mutase has product MKANFESVNIHEILDNEQLQPSHTFTTNEGIEVKEFYSNDDIKEAKHLKDFPGIAPNTRGPYPTMYVARPWTVRQYAGFSTAEESNAFYRRNLAMGQKGLSVAFDLPTHRGYDSDHPRVKGDVGKAGVAIDSVEDMKILFDGIPLDQMSVSMTMNGAVIPIMAFYIVAAEEQGVTPEKLAGTIQNDILKEYMVRNTYIYPPEMSMKIIADIFEYTSKFMPKFNSISISGYHIQEAGATADIELAYTLADGLEYVRTGLKAGIDIDSFAPRLSFFWGIGMNYFMEVAKMRAARRIWAQMMSTFNPKNPKSLALRTHSQTSGWSLTEQDPFNNVTRTLIEANAAAMGHTQSLHTNALDEAIALPTDFSARIARNTQLFLQEETLMTKVIDPWGGSYYVEKLTDELTKRAWELIKEIEDLGGMAKAIETGLPKMKVEESAAKRQAKIDSKVETIVGVNKYTLDYEEPIDILDIDNTLVRQKQIERINKIKAERNEEEVQRHLERLTKAAATGEENLLAVAVDAARARATLGEISDAIEKVCGRHQAVIRSISGVYSSNFSDNELIEQVKQMTEEFLENEGRRPRILIAKMGQDGHDRGAKVVATGYADLGFDVDISPLFLTPQEAAQMAVENDVHCVGVSSLAAGHKTLVPELIEELKKLGREDIIVVVGGVIPAQDYEFLYENGVSAIFGPGTVIPVAAIKIIGEIYRRLGYEEVSE; this is encoded by the coding sequence ATGAAAGCCAACTTTGAATCAGTGAATATACATGAAATATTGGACAATGAACAACTTCAACCTTCCCATACCTTCACAACAAACGAAGGAATTGAAGTGAAAGAATTTTATTCTAATGATGACATCAAAGAAGCGAAACATTTGAAAGATTTCCCTGGTATCGCTCCGAATACTCGCGGACCATATCCGACAATGTATGTAGCCCGTCCTTGGACAGTCCGCCAATATGCCGGATTCTCTACAGCGGAAGAATCCAATGCTTTCTATCGCAGAAATCTGGCGATGGGGCAAAAAGGTCTATCTGTTGCCTTTGACTTGCCTACTCACCGCGGTTACGACTCCGATCATCCCCGCGTAAAAGGGGACGTTGGGAAAGCGGGCGTTGCAATCGACTCCGTTGAAGATATGAAAATTTTATTTGACGGTATTCCATTGGATCAAATGTCCGTTTCCATGACAATGAACGGGGCGGTTATTCCGATTATGGCCTTCTACATTGTAGCGGCCGAAGAGCAGGGAGTCACACCGGAAAAACTTGCCGGTACAATCCAAAACGACATTTTGAAAGAGTATATGGTGCGTAATACGTACATATATCCTCCTGAAATGTCAATGAAAATCATTGCGGATATTTTCGAGTATACTAGTAAATTTATGCCAAAATTCAACTCAATATCCATTTCCGGATATCATATCCAAGAAGCCGGGGCTACAGCAGATATCGAGTTGGCTTACACGTTGGCAGACGGACTTGAATATGTTCGAACTGGTTTAAAAGCTGGCATTGATATCGATTCCTTCGCACCAAGACTATCTTTCTTCTGGGGAATCGGTATGAACTACTTCATGGAAGTGGCGAAAATGCGTGCCGCTCGCCGCATTTGGGCCCAAATGATGAGCACATTCAATCCGAAAAATCCAAAAAGTTTGGCACTTAGAACTCACTCCCAAACTTCCGGCTGGTCTTTGACAGAACAAGATCCATTCAACAACGTGACACGTACGTTGATTGAAGCCAATGCTGCGGCAATGGGCCATACGCAAAGCTTGCATACAAACGCCCTTGATGAAGCGATTGCGTTGCCAACAGACTTCTCAGCCCGCATTGCCCGCAATACGCAATTATTCTTGCAAGAAGAAACATTGATGACAAAAGTCATCGATCCATGGGGCGGTTCTTACTATGTTGAAAAATTGACAGATGAGTTGACAAAACGCGCTTGGGAATTAATTAAAGAAATCGAAGACCTTGGCGGCATGGCAAAAGCCATCGAAACAGGCTTACCAAAAATGAAAGTGGAAGAATCTGCCGCCAAACGCCAAGCAAAAATCGATTCAAAAGTGGAAACGATCGTCGGCGTGAACAAATATACGCTAGACTACGAAGAACCAATCGATATTTTGGATATCGATAATACCCTTGTACGTCAAAAACAAATTGAACGTATTAATAAAATTAAGGCAGAAAGAAATGAAGAAGAAGTGCAAAGACATCTTGAGCGCCTAACAAAAGCGGCTGCCACAGGAGAAGAAAATCTGCTTGCGGTTGCTGTAGATGCAGCAAGAGCCCGTGCGACACTTGGAGAAATTTCCGACGCCATCGAAAAAGTGTGCGGAAGACACCAAGCGGTGATCCGCTCTATTTCCGGCGTATATTCATCCAACTTCTCCGACAATGAGTTGATTGAACAAGTAAAACAAATGACGGAAGAATTCTTGGAAAATGAAGGCCGTCGTCCACGGATCCTGATTGCCAAAATGGGACAAGACGGACATGACCGCGGTGCGAAAGTCGTTGCAACAGGTTATGCGGATCTTGGTTTCGATGTGGATATTTCTCCATTATTCCTGACTCCGCAAGAAGCGGCCCAAATGGCGGTGGAAAATGACGTTCATTGCGTAGGTGTGTCTTCATTGGCAGCAGGTCACAAAACATTAGTGCCGGAATTGATAGAGGAATTGAAAAAATTGGGCAGAGAAGACATCATCGTCGTTGTCGGCGGAGTAATCCCTGCACAAGATTATGAATTCCTGTATGAAAATGGCGTATCTGCGATTTTCGGACCAGGTACAGTGATTCCTGTCGCTGCCATTAAGATCATTGGAGAAATTTATCGACGCTTAGGATATGAGGAAGTGTCCGAATGA
- the prli42 gene encoding stressosome-associated protein Prli42, with protein sequence MSNKKIQKVVVYAMIAIMLLSTLAFGLSFF encoded by the coding sequence ATGAGCAATAAAAAAATTCAAAAAGTGGTCGTATATGCGATGATTGCAATTATGTTACTCTCAACATTGGCATTCGGATTGTCATTTTTCTAA
- the cbiQ gene encoding cobalt ECF transporter T component CbiQ — MRMLEFYAYHSPLRNIHPIEKIVFALIPLILNILFQNIYTSLFIFFIMVVITIIFGKIPVRIYWKLLLIPVAFLLSSILVILLSFTESPLEGAIFQSIIGPVVISIMKESIEKALTLFSVSLSSISCLYFLILTTTIQDVLFGLQCLKVPQVLLDLIALIYRFIFLFLDSSRTIFLAQKARLGHGSFIKTIKSIGLIISALFVKVFHEMKDLNNAVNARSLNGYMAVIARTIPFSRSRWIFIMLISILIIAFNFTVGRAG, encoded by the coding sequence ATGAGAATGCTGGAATTTTACGCTTATCATTCACCATTAAGAAACATACATCCGATTGAAAAAATAGTATTTGCATTGATTCCTTTAATACTTAATATCCTGTTTCAAAATATATACACGTCTTTATTCATATTTTTCATCATGGTTGTGATTACCATAATTTTTGGCAAAATTCCTGTTCGTATATATTGGAAGTTATTGTTAATTCCTGTCGCTTTTTTATTATCAAGTATACTGGTTATTTTACTTAGCTTTACCGAAAGCCCTTTAGAAGGAGCAATTTTTCAATCCATCATTGGTCCCGTTGTTATTTCAATCATGAAGGAAAGTATTGAAAAGGCCTTGACTTTATTTTCTGTTTCCTTATCGAGTATCAGTTGCTTGTACTTCTTAATCTTAACGACAACCATTCAGGATGTTCTGTTTGGTTTACAGTGCTTGAAAGTTCCGCAGGTTTTGTTGGATTTAATCGCATTAATCTATCGATTTATATTTTTATTTCTGGATTCAAGCAGGACAATATTTCTTGCACAAAAAGCAAGGTTGGGACATGGTTCATTTATCAAAACGATCAAGTCGATTGGACTTATTATTAGCGCTTTATTTGTTAAGGTATTCCATGAAATGAAAGATTTAAACAACGCAGTCAATGCAAGAAGTTTAAATGGTTATATGGCTGTTATTGCAAGAACAATTCCATTTTCAAGAAGCCGTTGGATATTCATTATGTTAATCAGTATATTAATTATCGCTTTTAATTTCACCGTTGGGAGAGCTGGTTGA
- the mce gene encoding methylmalonyl-CoA epimerase, which translates to MENIDHIGIAVKNLDESVKYYTEVLGLKLERIEEVPTQNVRVAFIDAGNVHIELLQPLSEKGAIYNHIEKRGEGIQHICFKVDNIREKMAELKEKGVRLLSEEPIPAAGGAEACFIHPKDSFGVLYELYEKSGKGVNE; encoded by the coding sequence ATGGAAAATATCGATCATATAGGTATAGCCGTCAAAAACCTAGACGAATCAGTGAAATATTATACTGAAGTGTTAGGTTTAAAACTAGAAAGAATCGAAGAGGTTCCAACACAAAATGTGCGTGTGGCATTCATTGATGCCGGTAACGTCCATATTGAATTGTTGCAACCGTTAAGCGAAAAAGGAGCAATTTATAATCATATTGAAAAACGCGGCGAAGGAATTCAGCACATTTGTTTCAAAGTTGATAATATTCGCGAAAAAATGGCGGAATTAAAAGAAAAGGGAGTACGTCTTCTTTCTGAAGAACCAATTCCAGCTGCCGGTGGGGCAGAAGCATGTTTCATTCATCCAAAAGACAGTTTTGGAGTTTTATATGAACTATATGAAAAAAGTGGAAAAGGGGTTAATGAATAA
- a CDS encoding energy-coupling factor ABC transporter substrate-binding protein — MLKNNAFILFITIALICIPLIFNGNAEYGGADGEAEELITELNESYKPWFSSIWEPPSGEIESLLFVLQGAAGAGFIGYFIGYMRGRNRGGNAEIPK, encoded by the coding sequence ATGTTAAAAAATAACGCATTTATCTTATTTATTACGATAGCTTTGATTTGCATTCCGCTGATTTTCAATGGAAATGCAGAATACGGCGGTGCAGACGGGGAAGCGGAAGAATTGATCACAGAGCTGAACGAATCCTATAAACCTTGGTTTTCTAGTATATGGGAACCTCCTAGTGGTGAAATCGAAAGTTTATTATTCGTCTTGCAAGGAGCTGCCGGTGCTGGGTTTATCGGTTATTTTATAGGATATATGAGAGGCCGGAATAGGGGCGGAAATGCTGAGATACCGAAATGA